The proteins below are encoded in one region of Opisthocomus hoazin isolate bOpiHoa1 chromosome 24, bOpiHoa1.hap1, whole genome shotgun sequence:
- the SCN2B gene encoding sodium channel regulatory subunit beta-2 isoform X1, producing the protein MSPANNPGVRKKQTTTKIHTNTTSSPHTQVLQNEPGSLAPAAHLVPHWPQLAPLTGAWPLSCPACRRSGLASGAALTCMQLGRRAGLRSTSGRRFASKEQQPKGRAPTGLGMEVMAPTIINALNGSSVKLSCTFNSCYKVENKQFSLNWTYQECRNCSEELFLQFRMKIMNKQLERFGNRVEFTGNPTKYDVSFTLKNVQLEDEGTYNCYVLNPPDRQRGHASISLKVLTKEPPKHDSTVAVIVSASVGGFLAVVILVLLVVKCVRRKKQQRLNTDDQKTEEEGKTDGEGNPDEGTK; encoded by the exons ATGTCACCTGCAAATAACCCGGGCGTTCGAAAAAAGCAAACCACCACCAAAATCCACACCAACACCACGTCCTCTCCACACACACAAGTCCTTCAAAATGAGCCCGGAAGCTTGGCTCCCGCAGCCCACCTTGTTCCTCACTGGCCTCAGCTTGCTCCTCTCACTGG AGCCTGGCCCCTTTCCTGCCCTGCTTGCAGACGGAGCGGCTTGGCCAGCGGAGCAGCCTTGACATGCATGCAGCTTGGCCGCAGGGCTGGACTCAGGAGCACCTCAGGAAGAAGGTTTGCGAGCAAAGAGCAGCAGCCAAAGGGGAGAG CGCCCACGGGATTGGGCATGGAGGTCATGGCTCCCACCATCATCAATGCCTTGAATGGCTCTTCCGTGAAGCTCTCCTGCACCTTCAACTCCTGCTACAAGGTGGAGAACAAGCAGTTCTCCCTCAACTGGACATACCAGGAGTGCAGGAACTGCTCTGAGGAGCTG TTCCTGCAGTTCCGGATGAAGATCATGAACAAGCAGCTGGAGCGCTTTGGGAACCGGGTGGAGTTCACTGGGAACCCCACCAAATACGATGTGTCCTTCACCCTCAAGAACGTGCAGCTGGAGGATGAGGGCACCTACAATTGCTACGTCCTGAACCCCCCGGACCGGCAGCGAGGCCACGCCAGCATCAGCCTGAAGGTGCTTACTAAAG AGCCCCCGAAGCACGACTCGACGGTGGCTGTCATCGTGAGCGCCTCGGTAGGTGGCTTCTTGGCCGTGGTGatcctggtgctgctggtggtgaaaTGCGTGCGCCGGAAAAAGCAGCAGAGGCTGAACACGGACGACCAGAAGacggaggaggaagggaagacagATGGCGAAGGCAACCCAGATGAGGGCACCAAGTAA
- the SCN2B gene encoding sodium channel regulatory subunit beta-2 isoform X2 gives MSPEAWLPQPTLFLTGLSLLLSLAPTGLGMEVMAPTIINALNGSSVKLSCTFNSCYKVENKQFSLNWTYQECRNCSEELFLQFRMKIMNKQLERFGNRVEFTGNPTKYDVSFTLKNVQLEDEGTYNCYVLNPPDRQRGHASISLKVLTKEPPKHDSTVAVIVSASVGGFLAVVILVLLVVKCVRRKKQQRLNTDDQKTEEEGKTDGEGNPDEGTK, from the exons ATGAGCCCGGAAGCTTGGCTCCCGCAGCCCACCTTGTTCCTCACTGGCCTCAGCTTGCTCCTCTCACTGG CGCCCACGGGATTGGGCATGGAGGTCATGGCTCCCACCATCATCAATGCCTTGAATGGCTCTTCCGTGAAGCTCTCCTGCACCTTCAACTCCTGCTACAAGGTGGAGAACAAGCAGTTCTCCCTCAACTGGACATACCAGGAGTGCAGGAACTGCTCTGAGGAGCTG TTCCTGCAGTTCCGGATGAAGATCATGAACAAGCAGCTGGAGCGCTTTGGGAACCGGGTGGAGTTCACTGGGAACCCCACCAAATACGATGTGTCCTTCACCCTCAAGAACGTGCAGCTGGAGGATGAGGGCACCTACAATTGCTACGTCCTGAACCCCCCGGACCGGCAGCGAGGCCACGCCAGCATCAGCCTGAAGGTGCTTACTAAAG AGCCCCCGAAGCACGACTCGACGGTGGCTGTCATCGTGAGCGCCTCGGTAGGTGGCTTCTTGGCCGTGGTGatcctggtgctgctggtggtgaaaTGCGTGCGCCGGAAAAAGCAGCAGAGGCTGAACACGGACGACCAGAAGacggaggaggaagggaagacagATGGCGAAGGCAACCCAGATGAGGGCACCAAGTAA
- the JAML gene encoding junctional adhesion molecule-like isoform X1: MKVLLSLTLLLTLLERCDGSAGWVFTESQLRASAGDSVLLQCLFLDPVAKGWTVDKVDWLRMAGAGKQKDEMVFYYYSNRSIAVGRFKHRVQWQGDVSHWDGSIQLEDVQVNDTGTYVCEIRLHQCSSIFKNHTLLHVSPAGPRAGRGAASAQDAAAPGDTWFWPATVGCGCVAVVLAFLAGLSLRKRSTAITALERTGNSGSKNKAEEALYSSIPGAEVPQAEQDAGKKKRAEETYITMHPSPCQENGVYVELARRAIPAEWMGERRQGGGQSEEPSSRPEPALPWAPEGEK; this comes from the exons ATGaaggtgttgctgagcctgaCTCTGCTGCTGACACTTCTGG AGCGATGCGACGGGTCAGCTGGCTGGGTGTTCACAGAGTCCCAGCTTCGGGCCAGTGCTGGGGACTCCGTCCTGCTGCAGTGCCTCTTCCTAGACCCAGTGGCCAAGGGCTGGACAGTGGACAAGGTGGACTGGCTGCGCATGGCAGGAGCCGGCAAACAGAAG GACGAGATGGTGTTTTATTACTACAGCAACCGTAGCATCGCTGTGGGCCGTTTCAAGCACCGGGTGCAGTGGCAAGGGGATGTCTCCCACTGGGATGGCTCCATCCAGCTGGAGGACGTACAGGTGAACGACACTGGCACATACGTGTGTGAGATCCGGCTGCACCAGTGCAGCAGCATCTTCAAGAACCATACGCTGCTGCATGTCAGCCCCGCGGGACCAAGAG CAGGACGAGGAGCAGCAAGCGCCCAGGACGCTGCGGCCCCGGGAGACACTTGGTTTTGGCCTGCGACTGTGGGCTGTGGCTGTGTGGCCGTTGTGCTGGCATTCCTGGccggactcagcctgaggaagag GTCTACAGCCATCACGGCCCTGGAGAGGACTGGAAACAGTGGCAGCAAGAACAAAGCAGAG GAAGCGCTTTACTCCTCAATCCCTGGAGCTGAGGTACCCCAGGCTGaacaggatgcagggaagaagaagagagCCGAGGAGACCTACATAACCATG CACCCCTCTCCCTGTCAGGAGAACGGCGTCTATGTGGAGCTGGCCAGGAGGGCGATCCCGGCAGAATGGATGGGAGAGCGGAGACAGGGCGGCGGACAGAGTGAGGAACCCTCCAGCAGACCAGAGCCTGCGCTTCCCTGGGCTCCAGAGGGGGAGAAATAG
- the JAML gene encoding junctional adhesion molecule-like isoform X2 → MKVLLSLTLLLTLLERCDGSAGWVFTESQLRASAGDSVLLQCLFLDPVAKGWTVDKVDWLRMAGAGKQKDEMVFYYYSNRSIAVGRFKHRVQWQGDVSHWDGSIQLEDVQVNDTGTYVCEIRLHQCSSIFKNHTLLHVSPAGPRGRGAASAQDAAAPGDTWFWPATVGCGCVAVVLAFLAGLSLRKRSTAITALERTGNSGSKNKAEEALYSSIPGAEVPQAEQDAGKKKRAEETYITMHPSPCQENGVYVELARRAIPAEWMGERRQGGGQSEEPSSRPEPALPWAPEGEK, encoded by the exons ATGaaggtgttgctgagcctgaCTCTGCTGCTGACACTTCTGG AGCGATGCGACGGGTCAGCTGGCTGGGTGTTCACAGAGTCCCAGCTTCGGGCCAGTGCTGGGGACTCCGTCCTGCTGCAGTGCCTCTTCCTAGACCCAGTGGCCAAGGGCTGGACAGTGGACAAGGTGGACTGGCTGCGCATGGCAGGAGCCGGCAAACAGAAG GACGAGATGGTGTTTTATTACTACAGCAACCGTAGCATCGCTGTGGGCCGTTTCAAGCACCGGGTGCAGTGGCAAGGGGATGTCTCCCACTGGGATGGCTCCATCCAGCTGGAGGACGTACAGGTGAACGACACTGGCACATACGTGTGTGAGATCCGGCTGCACCAGTGCAGCAGCATCTTCAAGAACCATACGCTGCTGCATGTCAGCCCCGCGGGACCAAGAG GACGAGGAGCAGCAAGCGCCCAGGACGCTGCGGCCCCGGGAGACACTTGGTTTTGGCCTGCGACTGTGGGCTGTGGCTGTGTGGCCGTTGTGCTGGCATTCCTGGccggactcagcctgaggaagag GTCTACAGCCATCACGGCCCTGGAGAGGACTGGAAACAGTGGCAGCAAGAACAAAGCAGAG GAAGCGCTTTACTCCTCAATCCCTGGAGCTGAGGTACCCCAGGCTGaacaggatgcagggaagaagaagagagCCGAGGAGACCTACATAACCATG CACCCCTCTCCCTGTCAGGAGAACGGCGTCTATGTGGAGCTGGCCAGGAGGGCGATCCCGGCAGAATGGATGGGAGAGCGGAGACAGGGCGGCGGACAGAGTGAGGAACCCTCCAGCAGACCAGAGCCTGCGCTTCCCTGGGCTCCAGAGGGGGAGAAATAG
- the MPZL3 gene encoding LOW QUALITY PROTEIN: myelin protein zero-like protein 3 (The sequence of the model RefSeq protein was modified relative to this genomic sequence to represent the inferred CDS: deleted 2 bases in 2 codons): MATRGGHLGAAPPSPGPPAGEPPCCGAERSGMRCGEAVPGGGGRLLLPRGVLMLLGVCNALSLEIKASPKVRAYIGEQVTLKCSFKSSSPITESLTVDWTYRPLTGGQMETIFHYQSVPYPTMVGKFKDRISWIGNVAKGDASIAIQSPVMSDNGTFICSVKNPPDMYHNIPQTLLIVTERGLSFQLTSAVLLSILVFLPSIIVVILLLIRMGRKFGVLKEKKKSGCKKSSIEVSDEPEHTERGNCLGKLKDWCLNCVDTDEEEPY, from the exons ATGGCGACGCGGGGCGGCCATCTTGGGGCTGCC CCGCCCTCACCTGGGCCGCCCGCAGGTGAGCCGCCATGTTGCGGCGCTGAGCGGAGC GGGATGCGGTGCGGCGAGGCggtgcccggcggcggcggccgcctccTTCTTCCGCGGGGGGTCCTGATGCTGCTCG GTGTCTGCAATGCTCTTTCACTGGAAATTAAAGCCAGTCCTAAAGTGAGAGCTTATATTGGTGAACAAGTAACGCTGAAATGCTCATTCAAATCCAGTTCTCCCATCACCGAGAGCCTGACGGTAGACTGGACATACCGGCCCCTCACAGGTGGTCAGATGGAGACG ATTTTTCACTATCAGTCTGTTCCGTACCCAACAATGGTGGGAAAGTTCAAAGACAGGATATCCTGGATTGGGAATGTGGCCAAGGGTGATGCTTCCATTGCTATCCAAAGCCCAGTGATGAGCGATAATGGGACGTTCATCTGCAGCGTGAAGAATCCTCCCGACATGTACCATAACATTCCCCAGACACTGCTGATAGTTACGGAGAGGG GCCTTTCCTTCCAGCTGACTTCAGCGGTGCTCCTGTCCATTTTAGTATTTCTGCCTTCCATCATTGTGGTCATTCTGCTGTTGATAAGGATGGGAAGGAAATTCGGAGtgctaaaggagaaaaaaaaatctggctgcaAGAAATCCTCCATCGAAGTGTCTGATGA GCCTGAACATACAGAGAGAGGCAACTGCTTGGGGAAACTCAAAGACTGGTGTCTGAACTGTGTG GACACGGATGAAGAGGAGCCATACTGA
- the MPZL2 gene encoding myelin protein zero-like protein 2: MHGPSCLGAALFLGVQLQALWPAAAVEVHTSKEVNAVNGTNLRLKCTFSSSSPISQRLSVTWNFQPEDLSPHEPVFYYLKEPYELSPARFKQRVTWDGNIERNDVSIIIWNLQPTDNGTFTCQVKNPPDVHGTVGEVRLRVVQKVHFSEVHFLAVAIGSACVLMIIVVTVVIICRYRRKKAQEKRSEVADTELREKENLKIKEEKQPVH, from the exons CGCtgtggcctgcggcagccgtggAAGTTCACACTTCCAAGGAGGTGAATGCTGTGAACGGCACTAACCTGAGGTTAAAGTGCACCTTTTCCAGCAGCAGCCCTATTAGCCAGCGCCTGTCAGTGACCTGGAACTTCCAGCCCGAGGACCTGAGCCCTCATGAGCCA GTATTCTACTACCTGAAGGAGCCCTACGAACTGTCTCCTGCACGGTTTAAACAGCGAGTCACCTGGGATGGGAATATTGAGCGTAATGATGTTTCCATCATCATCTGGAATTTGCAGCCCACTGACAATGGCACATTCACCTGCCAAGTGAAGAACCCGCCAGATGTTCATGGCACAGTTGGTGAAGTGCGACTCCGAGTTGTGCAGAAAG TGCATTTCTCAGAAGTCCACTTCCTGGCGGTGGCCATTGGGTCTGCTTGTGTTCTGATGATCATTGTGGTGACAGTTGTGATTATCTGTCGATACCGTCGGAAGAAAGCGCAAGAGAAGAGGAGCGAGGTGGCAGACACTGAACT TAGAGAAAAGGAGAATCTGAagattaaagaagaaaagcagcctgTCCACTAG